The following proteins are co-located in the Cupriavidus pauculus genome:
- a CDS encoding HeH/LEM domain-containing protein: protein MKTIKVMPWGEDQGDFVLINEEDFDPNVHKRYDEGAKKAATQPKASVDELRAALTAKGIEIPEGAKKADLQALLDKADAEGASDGDNQG from the coding sequence GTGAAGACCATCAAAGTGATGCCGTGGGGCGAAGATCAAGGCGATTTCGTCCTCATCAACGAGGAAGACTTCGACCCCAACGTCCACAAGCGATACGACGAAGGCGCCAAGAAGGCCGCCACGCAGCCGAAGGCCAGCGTGGACGAACTGAGGGCCGCGCTGACTGCCAAGGGCATCGAGATCCCCGAAGGCGCCAAGAAGGCAGACCTGCAGGCGCTGCTCGACAAGGCGGATGCCGAGGGCGCGAGCGACGGCGACAACCAAGGCTAA
- a CDS encoding ATP-dependent DNA ligase, with protein sequence MLLTERKTIPREGDWLYEIKYDGYRVLASTGSTARLKSRGGIDATAWFPEVAAAVADMPSGSVLDGEVCVLDDLGRSNFDRLHARARRKGWYEGADLVVYCVFDVLVAMGRDFRPVALEKRKAMLAKLLRSHGGQVLHVTGVDDGDWLYRSALELKLEGVVGKRLGSPYQNGVRSADWIKVKRPGAVPPERFKR encoded by the coding sequence ATGCTGCTTACAGAGCGAAAAACCATTCCGCGCGAGGGCGACTGGCTCTACGAGATCAAGTACGACGGCTACCGCGTCTTGGCCAGTACCGGATCCACGGCCCGGCTGAAGAGCCGCGGCGGGATTGACGCGACTGCCTGGTTCCCGGAGGTGGCCGCCGCAGTCGCGGACATGCCGAGTGGCAGCGTGCTGGATGGAGAGGTATGCGTGTTGGACGACCTGGGTCGGAGCAATTTCGACCGCCTGCACGCGCGTGCGCGGCGCAAGGGTTGGTACGAAGGCGCGGACCTGGTCGTCTATTGCGTGTTCGACGTTCTGGTCGCCATGGGTAGGGACTTCCGGCCCGTAGCGTTGGAGAAGCGCAAGGCAATGCTGGCCAAGCTGCTGCGCTCGCACGGCGGCCAGGTGCTCCATGTCACGGGCGTCGACGACGGCGACTGGCTGTATCGCTCCGCCCTAGAGCTGAAGCTGGAGGGCGTGGTCGGGAAGCGGCTCGGCTCGCCCTATCAGAACGGGGTACGCTCGGCGGACTGGATCAAGGTGAAGCGCCCCGGCGCGGTGCCGCCTGAACGCTTCAAGCGATGA
- a CDS encoding phage tail protein, with amino-acid sequence MTVVQAGQVNLTAQQVPGMIVAIQPPGPAPINGVPSNIGGIVGTAVWGPVGVPVMVSDYGGGAAIFGPMQARKYDLMTVLNWARLQGDVGAYQLVRVTDGTDVAATQTFGTNFVTLTSKYTGTLGNSISGTLAAGTAANTTKLTITMAGFQPEIYDNIPGTGATLRDNIVKAVNLGNSQFRGPSNMCVATAGAGTAAPALPATITLAGGTDGATTITGSVLVGVDTAPRKGMYALRNTGASVIALADCDDSTTWSTQVPFGLSEGAYMLLVGPAGDSITNAIATKASAGIDSYGAKVIHGDWVYVNDTTINQLRLISPQAFALGKMVNQSPQQSTLNKQLQGIVATQRTYNSQPYQKGDLLQLVQAGIDVLTNPSPGGKYFSFVLGLNSSSDAALREDSYTRLTNYIAFSIDQWGGKFVGELQGFDDEDETRAAAFAGLDQFMSAMKNVQPAMIDDYVVKLDKTNNPDDRIRAGWMQGNVQVRYLAVVRNFLVNLQGGQTTVIVKP; translated from the coding sequence ATGACCGTTGTTCAAGCAGGGCAGGTGAACCTGACCGCGCAGCAAGTGCCCGGCATGATCGTCGCCATCCAGCCTCCGGGCCCGGCGCCGATCAATGGCGTGCCGAGCAATATTGGCGGCATCGTCGGCACGGCCGTTTGGGGCCCGGTCGGGGTGCCCGTGATGGTCTCGGACTATGGCGGCGGCGCTGCCATTTTTGGCCCGATGCAGGCGCGCAAGTACGACCTGATGACAGTCCTCAACTGGGCTCGGCTCCAGGGGGATGTGGGCGCCTATCAGTTGGTGCGCGTCACCGACGGCACCGACGTAGCAGCCACGCAGACCTTCGGCACGAACTTCGTGACGCTGACGTCGAAGTACACGGGGACGCTGGGGAACAGCATCTCGGGGACGCTGGCCGCCGGCACCGCCGCGAACACGACCAAGCTGACCATCACGATGGCCGGATTCCAGCCCGAGATCTACGACAACATCCCCGGCACTGGCGCCACCCTGCGCGACAACATCGTCAAGGCGGTGAACCTGGGTAATAGCCAGTTTCGCGGTCCGTCGAACATGTGTGTGGCGACTGCCGGTGCAGGCACGGCGGCGCCCGCGTTGCCGGCGACGATCACGCTGGCGGGGGGCACCGATGGGGCGACGACCATTACCGGCTCGGTCCTGGTCGGCGTGGACACAGCACCTCGCAAGGGGATGTATGCCCTTCGCAACACCGGTGCCAGCGTCATCGCACTGGCCGACTGCGACGACTCGACAACCTGGTCCACTCAGGTCCCGTTCGGGCTGTCCGAAGGGGCGTACATGCTGTTGGTCGGGCCGGCCGGCGACTCGATCACGAATGCAATTGCGACGAAGGCATCCGCCGGCATCGACAGCTATGGCGCCAAGGTCATCCACGGCGACTGGGTGTATGTCAACGACACCACCATTAACCAGCTCCGCCTGATCTCGCCGCAAGCATTCGCGCTCGGCAAGATGGTCAACCAGTCGCCGCAACAGAGCACGCTGAACAAGCAGTTGCAGGGCATCGTTGCGACGCAGCGCACCTACAACAGCCAGCCGTACCAGAAGGGCGACCTGCTCCAACTGGTGCAGGCCGGCATCGACGTGCTGACGAACCCGTCGCCGGGCGGCAAGTACTTCAGTTTCGTGCTTGGTCTGAATTCCAGCAGCGACGCCGCCTTGCGCGAAGACAGCTACACGCGGCTGACCAACTACATCGCCTTCAGCATCGACCAGTGGGGCGGAAAGTTCGTCGGTGAGCTGCAGGGATTCGACGACGAGGACGAGACGCGCGCCGCGGCTTTCGCTGGCCTTGATCAGTTCATGTCGGCCATGAAGAACGTCCAACCGGCCATGATCGACGACTACGTCGTCAAGCTGGACAAGACGAACAACCCGGACGATCGCATCCGTGCCGGCTGGATGCAGGGCAATGTGCAAGTCCGCTATCTGGCCGTGGTCCGGAACTTCCTCGTGAACCTGCAGGGCGGCCAGACAACTGTGATCGTCAAGCCGTAA
- a CDS encoding phage tail protein, whose product MTQQLLSDADHWFGGDIGASPTGDIGLSSGEVRTQQRIVRRLCTNPGDYIAHPSYGAGLPRKIGENADLAALRALVRTQVLLEESVARLPEPKVELVQINSGFSITIKYTDANTLNPVTLSFEVNR is encoded by the coding sequence ATGACGCAGCAACTCCTCAGCGACGCCGATCATTGGTTCGGCGGCGACATTGGCGCGTCGCCGACAGGCGACATCGGCCTGTCCAGCGGCGAAGTGCGAACTCAGCAGCGCATCGTTCGCCGGCTGTGCACGAATCCGGGTGACTACATCGCACATCCATCGTATGGAGCTGGCCTGCCGCGAAAGATCGGCGAGAACGCTGACCTGGCGGCCCTGCGTGCTTTGGTTCGGACGCAAGTCTTGCTGGAAGAGTCGGTGGCCAGGCTGCCGGAGCCGAAGGTGGAACTGGTCCAGATCAACTCCGGGTTCTCGATCACGATCAAGTACACGGACGCAAACACCCTTAACCCGGTGACGCTAAGTTTCGAGGTGAACCGCTGA
- a CDS encoding phage late control D family protein, which yields MLNSIPAVAAVRAPRGIVRINDEQVVGWVDWAVDQNTYYHADTFRVTFDEDLLPADRNGDWLSSIDEGFVEIFGGYPADPASFTESDLVSQIYGRIDDIDYDPAARQFILAGRDLTAAFIDTKTSLQYQNMTSSQIAEKLAAAHGMSASVTKTTELVGTYYMRDHARMSEERSEWDLLTYLASNEGFLCYVRGKTLYFHPRPTDNGEPYVIRWEQPTLERAARQANVEDMQFSRSLTVAKGVVVVVRSWNTKQKGGFTASYPSKGKTIQAGKATPFGNSQIYSFRFPGLTMDQATKKAMELHREISSHEMKFYARLPADDLLTATAIVEVEGTGTKFDQTYFPVSVSKRMSMTDGYTMTVQAKNHSPESEPSP from the coding sequence ATGCTGAACAGTATTCCCGCGGTGGCGGCCGTCCGCGCACCGCGCGGGATCGTGCGCATCAACGACGAGCAGGTAGTTGGATGGGTCGATTGGGCGGTTGACCAGAATACCTACTACCACGCCGATACCTTCCGGGTGACCTTCGACGAAGATCTGCTGCCGGCTGATCGCAATGGCGATTGGCTATCCAGCATCGACGAAGGATTCGTAGAGATCTTCGGTGGGTATCCGGCGGATCCGGCGAGCTTCACGGAATCCGACCTGGTCAGCCAGATCTACGGCCGAATCGACGACATCGATTATGACCCGGCGGCGCGGCAATTCATCCTGGCCGGCCGTGATCTCACTGCGGCATTCATCGACACCAAAACGTCGCTGCAGTACCAGAACATGACTTCGTCTCAGATCGCTGAGAAGCTGGCGGCCGCGCACGGGATGAGTGCGTCGGTCACGAAGACGACGGAGCTGGTCGGCACCTATTACATGCGCGACCACGCTCGCATGAGCGAGGAGCGCAGCGAGTGGGATCTGCTGACTTACTTGGCCAGTAACGAGGGGTTCCTCTGCTACGTGCGGGGCAAGACGCTGTATTTCCACCCTCGGCCGACGGACAACGGGGAGCCTTACGTCATCCGGTGGGAACAGCCAACCCTTGAGCGGGCCGCTCGCCAAGCCAACGTTGAGGACATGCAGTTCTCGCGCAGCCTGACAGTCGCCAAAGGCGTAGTGGTGGTGGTGAGGTCATGGAACACCAAGCAGAAGGGCGGCTTTACGGCTTCGTATCCGAGTAAGGGCAAGACGATCCAGGCGGGCAAAGCCACGCCCTTCGGCAACTCGCAGATCTACAGCTTCCGCTTTCCAGGGCTGACGATGGACCAGGCGACCAAGAAGGCTATGGAGTTGCACCGCGAGATCTCGTCGCACGAGATGAAGTTCTATGCGAGGTTGCCGGCCGATGACCTACTGACTGCCACCGCAATTGTCGAGGTCGAAGGTACTGGCACCAAGTTCGATCAGACCTACTTCCCGGTGTCGGTTTCGAAACGGATGAGCATGACGGATGGTTACACCATGACTGTTCAGGCCAAGAACCATAGCCCGGAATCGGAGCCTTCGCCATGA
- a CDS encoding DUF6651 domain-containing protein, whose protein sequence is MPFKYDEAGNIVLQEVSGKKLPVFIGADGKEAPFDGDSTVGTISRLNGEAKSHRERAETAEAALRTFEGISDPAAAIKAMATVKNLDDKKLVDAGEVERVKAEAIRSVEEKYAPVVKKAKDLESQLNSHLVGSVFNRSKFIAEKFAAEGPAGAEIAQALFANRFKVEDGKVVGTNPDGTKIFSRTRHGELADPDEALEIMVDGYPHKAHILKGSGASGSGAQGGQGGTGGKRTISRAQYNAMTPADQAAAARDQNTVITD, encoded by the coding sequence ATGCCATTCAAGTACGACGAAGCCGGAAACATCGTTCTCCAGGAAGTGAGCGGCAAGAAGCTGCCTGTGTTCATCGGCGCCGACGGCAAAGAAGCGCCGTTCGATGGCGATAGCACGGTCGGCACCATCTCTCGACTCAACGGCGAGGCCAAAAGCCACCGTGAGCGCGCGGAGACTGCCGAAGCCGCCCTGCGGACGTTCGAAGGGATCTCGGATCCGGCTGCCGCCATCAAGGCGATGGCCACGGTCAAGAACCTGGACGACAAGAAGCTGGTGGACGCCGGCGAAGTCGAGCGGGTGAAGGCCGAAGCGATCCGGTCTGTCGAAGAGAAGTACGCCCCCGTCGTCAAGAAGGCCAAGGACCTCGAGTCGCAACTGAACTCGCATCTGGTCGGAAGTGTTTTCAACCGCTCGAAGTTCATCGCCGAGAAGTTTGCCGCCGAAGGGCCGGCCGGCGCCGAGATCGCGCAAGCGCTCTTTGCGAACCGGTTCAAGGTCGAAGACGGCAAGGTGGTCGGCACCAACCCTGACGGTACCAAGATCTTCTCGCGCACCCGCCACGGCGAACTCGCCGATCCGGACGAGGCGCTGGAGATCATGGTCGATGGTTATCCGCACAAGGCTCACATCCTGAAGGGCTCCGGCGCTTCGGGGAGCGGTGCTCAAGGCGGCCAGGGTGGCACCGGTGGCAAGCGCACGATCTCCCGTGCTCAGTACAACGCAATGACGCCGGCCGATCAGGCCGCCGCTGCGCGCGATCAGAACACGGTGATTACGGACTAA
- a CDS encoding glycoside hydrolase family protein, with product MLKQRIAVAALTMSAAGFAGWQASEGFTDHAVIPTKGDVPTIGHGSTRYEDGRPVRMGDKITRERAAILARNLMTADEKRFVASLPGVKLHQAEFDVYMDFVGQFGIGNWRASSMRRDLLMGDYVGACNALLLYKYSAGYDCSTPGNKRCYGVWTRQLGRNRKCLESQ from the coding sequence ATGCTTAAGCAGCGGATTGCGGTCGCAGCGCTAACGATGTCGGCGGCGGGCTTCGCCGGATGGCAAGCCTCGGAAGGTTTCACCGACCACGCCGTCATACCAACGAAGGGAGACGTCCCGACAATCGGCCATGGATCGACCCGGTACGAGGATGGTCGGCCGGTTCGAATGGGCGACAAGATTACGCGGGAGCGGGCGGCGATACTCGCCAGAAATCTGATGACGGCTGACGAGAAGCGCTTTGTTGCGAGCCTGCCAGGCGTAAAGCTTCACCAGGCGGAGTTCGACGTCTACATGGACTTCGTCGGTCAATTTGGTATCGGGAATTGGCGGGCGTCCAGCATGCGCAGGGACTTGCTGATGGGCGACTATGTAGGCGCGTGCAATGCGTTGCTGCTCTACAAGTACTCGGCCGGGTACGACTGCTCGACGCCGGGGAACAAGCGCTGTTATGGCGTATGGACTCGCCAACTGGGTCGCAACCGCAAATGCCTGGAGTCCCAATGA
- a CDS encoding baseplate J/gp47 family protein: MAISTKDFTTLVREQVTAVQGYARVLVDLTVGSVFRAIVETSASGTVWLQSLILQVLAITRAATSSGSDLDSWVGDFGVTRLPATFATGQVTFSRFTPAQQAVVPVGATVQTGDGSQQYSVVADASSPAYNATLGGYVAAAGVASVTVPVVAVSAGSAGNAIAGAVSVISGAIAGIDTVTNAADFSNGADAESDPALRTRFVAYVRSLSKATKDAVRYAVTSLQQGVTVSLVENQTYAGAVQMGYFYAVVDDGTGAPTGTFLSTVANAIDAVRPLCSSFGVFAPVLVGASVSMTVTVAAGYDPAATRAVVSDALKSYINSLVRDPTTQVMTLPYSRLAQVAYDASPGVTNVTAVTLNGGASDLTANAKQVIKWTSVTVL; encoded by the coding sequence ATGGCCATTTCCACAAAAGACTTCACGACGCTCGTGCGCGAGCAGGTCACCGCTGTCCAGGGCTATGCCAGGGTCCTTGTTGACCTGACGGTCGGATCTGTCTTTCGAGCCATCGTCGAGACAAGCGCATCTGGCACTGTCTGGCTTCAGAGCCTGATTCTTCAGGTACTAGCCATCACGCGCGCCGCGACGTCGAGCGGTTCTGATCTCGACTCGTGGGTCGGCGATTTCGGTGTGACGCGACTTCCCGCCACGTTTGCAACGGGGCAGGTCACGTTCAGCCGATTCACGCCGGCACAACAGGCAGTGGTGCCGGTGGGCGCCACTGTGCAAACCGGGGACGGAAGTCAGCAGTACTCCGTTGTGGCTGACGCGTCGAGCCCAGCGTACAACGCTACCCTCGGCGGGTATGTGGCGGCGGCTGGGGTTGCCAGTGTGACCGTGCCGGTCGTCGCCGTGTCTGCGGGGTCGGCGGGGAATGCCATTGCGGGGGCAGTGTCCGTCATCTCGGGCGCTATTGCTGGAATCGACACAGTCACCAACGCGGCGGACTTTTCCAACGGCGCCGACGCCGAATCTGATCCTGCGCTGCGGACGCGTTTTGTTGCATATGTGCGGAGCCTGTCCAAGGCAACGAAAGACGCCGTGCGGTATGCCGTCACGTCGCTCCAGCAAGGCGTCACGGTCTCGCTGGTGGAGAACCAGACCTACGCCGGCGCGGTACAAATGGGCTACTTCTATGCTGTGGTCGATGACGGGACCGGCGCCCCGACCGGCACATTCCTTTCGACGGTCGCCAACGCAATTGATGCAGTTCGTCCGCTATGCAGTAGCTTCGGAGTCTTTGCACCGGTACTGGTTGGGGCGTCAGTTTCGATGACCGTGACGGTTGCCGCCGGTTATGACCCGGCCGCAACTAGAGCGGTCGTTTCGGACGCTCTCAAGTCCTATATCAATTCCTTGGTCCGGGATCCAACAACGCAGGTCATGACACTGCCATACAGCCGGCTGGCACAGGTGGCCTACGATGCGTCTCCGGGGGTGACGAACGTCACGGCGGTGACGCTCAACGGGGGCGCATCGGACCTGACGGCAAACGCCAAGCAGGTGATCAAATGGACGTCCGTTACGGTGCTCTAA
- a CDS encoding HD domain-containing protein, with the protein MSIAYNAMMFARQVHKDQRRKYTNNPYLDHLAEVAGIVSSVAFSSYGDRAEEMVATAWLHDCVEDQSVTPDHLTEAFGEFVSRGVMFLSDLEQGNRAERKAASRARLAAAPGWVQTVKCADLISNTSSIVMHDPEFAKLYLEEKRPLLDVLTQADPRLVAIARAQACA; encoded by the coding sequence ATGAGCATTGCCTACAACGCCATGATGTTCGCCCGCCAAGTCCACAAGGACCAGCGGCGGAAATACACAAACAACCCCTATTTGGACCATCTTGCCGAGGTAGCGGGGATTGTGAGCTCGGTTGCCTTCTCAAGCTATGGGGATCGCGCAGAGGAAATGGTGGCCACCGCTTGGCTCCATGACTGCGTAGAAGACCAGTCCGTAACGCCCGATCATTTGACCGAGGCTTTCGGTGAGTTCGTTTCGCGTGGAGTCATGTTCTTGTCCGACCTCGAACAGGGTAACCGGGCCGAAAGGAAAGCCGCTTCCAGGGCTCGCCTGGCCGCTGCGCCAGGCTGGGTCCAAACGGTCAAGTGTGCCGACCTGATCAGCAATACATCGAGCATCGTCATGCACGACCCGGAGTTTGCCAAGCTCTACCTCGAGGAGAAACGGCCGCTTCTGGACGTGCTGACGCAGGCGGACCCGCGTCTGGTCGCAATCGCGCGGGCCCAGGCTTGCGCCTAG
- a CDS encoding phage baseplate assembly protein V, translating into MMQHFRNQMALSARLAAGEKAETRAGIVRSYDPDQAAAKVEFLDRSNPDDSSGQYLSGWLPVTSPWVGNGWGLDAPPSPGDQVEVKFFDGDIENGYVGGRLYSDADRPPGAPSGEFWVVHESGSCLKFKNDGSVEVVASTTAKYTAALHHFTGPVQMDDTLLVEDTITGMGGMAVSGDNGGGKSMTINGDFETEGTFTNNGHDVGSSHRHLNSGGSGLGGVPQ; encoded by the coding sequence ATGATGCAGCACTTCCGCAACCAGATGGCGCTCTCGGCCCGGCTTGCCGCCGGCGAGAAGGCCGAGACCCGTGCGGGCATCGTTCGCAGCTATGACCCTGACCAGGCGGCGGCAAAGGTGGAGTTTCTGGATCGTTCGAATCCGGATGATTCCAGCGGGCAGTATCTCTCCGGTTGGCTCCCAGTGACGTCGCCCTGGGTCGGCAATGGCTGGGGGCTGGACGCACCGCCGAGCCCGGGCGATCAAGTGGAAGTCAAGTTCTTCGACGGAGACATCGAGAACGGTTACGTCGGTGGACGGCTGTATAGCGACGCTGACCGGCCGCCGGGCGCGCCGTCTGGCGAGTTCTGGGTCGTGCACGAGTCAGGGTCGTGTCTGAAGTTCAAGAACGATGGCTCAGTGGAGGTTGTGGCGTCGACAACAGCTAAGTACACCGCGGCCCTTCATCACTTCACTGGACCGGTGCAGATGGACGACACGCTTCTGGTGGAAGACACCATCACCGGAATGGGCGGCATGGCCGTTTCGGGCGACAACGGTGGCGGAAAGTCCATGACCATCAACGGCGATTTCGAAACGGAAGGCACGTTCACGAACAACGGTCATGACGTCGGCAGTTCGCACCGACACCTCAACTCTGGTGGTTCAGGACTCGGCGGAGTACCCCAATGA
- a CDS encoding helix-turn-helix domain-containing protein has protein sequence MYTPPNIQIIHDAQGKPAFVVIPYADYVSESGADRDWVPNEVAHRLLVEGLSPARAWREHLNLTQKEVANRMGISQPGYAEMENGNGKMRKATRVKVASALGITPGQLNVIA, from the coding sequence ATGTACACACCGCCAAACATTCAGATCATCCACGACGCACAAGGCAAGCCGGCCTTCGTGGTGATCCCATACGCCGACTATGTCTCCGAAAGCGGCGCTGACCGTGACTGGGTTCCCAATGAGGTTGCCCACCGTCTCCTGGTGGAGGGCCTTAGCCCGGCCCGCGCCTGGCGCGAGCATCTGAACTTGACCCAGAAAGAAGTTGCCAACCGCATGGGCATTTCCCAGCCTGGCTACGCCGAGATGGAGAACGGCAACGGCAAGATGCGCAAGGCGACGCGGGTGAAGGTAGCCTCTGCGCTCGGCATCACGCCTGGCCAGCTAAACGTTATCGCCTGA
- a CDS encoding P22 phage major capsid protein family protein has product MKSTFSKLRVMTLAAVAFVIALYPMAVVAKVTARLFEVMQDAVTRPPQFGVAASNTLTGLIPTLYNALDVVSRELVGFIPAVTGDMTFERAAVGQTVMSPVVGASQATDITPAVTPPNDGDATVGNVPMQITKARRVPIRWNGEEKLGLDNNGASYNIILSNQIQQGMRTLVNEVESDIAALNVFASRAYGTPGTAPFGTANDLTDSAGALRILEENGAQGLDFQLVLGTAAMFNLRGKQSVLFKVNEAGRSDMLRDGITDRLQGLALRQSAQVKRPAVGTGAAATTNAAGYAVGATVITLASAGTGTIVAGDVITFAGDTNKYVVAAGDTDVSNGGAITLQAPGLLQAIPAAATNITVAAAGFRNMFFARSAIVLATRAPALPAQGDSAVDRMIITDPLTGLSFEIAMYAQYRQMQYEISLAWGCAAVKREHIGLLLG; this is encoded by the coding sequence ATGAAGAGCACTTTCTCGAAGCTGCGTGTGATGACGCTTGCCGCGGTGGCGTTCGTCATCGCTTTGTACCCGATGGCGGTCGTGGCCAAGGTCACCGCGCGCCTGTTCGAGGTGATGCAGGACGCGGTAACGCGACCCCCGCAGTTCGGCGTGGCGGCCTCCAATACGCTGACGGGCCTGATCCCGACGCTGTACAACGCGTTGGACGTCGTCTCCCGTGAACTGGTCGGATTCATCCCGGCCGTTACCGGTGACATGACTTTCGAGCGAGCGGCCGTCGGACAGACTGTCATGTCGCCCGTGGTGGGCGCCTCCCAGGCAACCGACATCACGCCCGCCGTGACCCCGCCCAACGACGGTGATGCGACCGTCGGCAACGTTCCGATGCAAATCACCAAGGCGCGCCGCGTGCCGATCCGCTGGAACGGCGAGGAAAAGCTCGGCCTGGACAACAACGGCGCCAGCTACAACATCATCCTTTCGAACCAGATCCAGCAGGGCATGCGCACGCTGGTCAACGAAGTCGAATCGGATATCGCCGCACTGAACGTGTTCGCGTCGCGCGCCTACGGTACGCCGGGCACCGCACCGTTCGGGACCGCGAACGATCTGACCGACTCGGCCGGCGCTCTGCGCATCCTGGAAGAGAACGGCGCGCAGGGGCTGGACTTCCAACTGGTGCTGGGCACGGCGGCGATGTTCAACCTGCGCGGCAAGCAGTCGGTGCTGTTCAAGGTCAACGAAGCAGGCCGCTCCGACATGCTGCGTGACGGGATTACCGATCGCCTGCAGGGTCTGGCGCTGCGCCAGTCGGCGCAGGTCAAGCGACCGGCAGTCGGTACCGGCGCGGCCGCAACCACCAACGCCGCTGGCTACGCTGTCGGCGCGACCGTCATCACCCTGGCGTCGGCCGGTACGGGCACCATCGTCGCCGGTGACGTGATCACCTTCGCGGGTGACACCAACAAGTACGTCGTGGCGGCCGGCGACACCGACGTCTCGAACGGCGGGGCCATCACTCTCCAAGCCCCCGGCCTGCTGCAGGCGATTCCGGCGGCCGCGACGAACATCACGGTGGCCGCTGCTGGATTCCGGAACATGTTCTTCGCCCGTTCGGCCATCGTTCTGGCGACCCGCGCGCCCGCGCTGCCGGCACAAGGCGACTCGGCGGTGGACCGCATGATCATCACCGACCCGCTGACCGGCCTGTCGTTCGAGATCGCGATGTACGCCCAATACCGCCAGATGCAGTACGAAATCTCGCTGGCATGGGGGTGCGCCGCGGTCAAGCGCGAGCACATCGGCCTGCTGCTGGGCTAA
- a CDS encoding DUF2188 domain-containing protein — MAADIHVVPAGNEWAVETAGGGDRTMFFTQEEAIAAGTERAKRDKVELLIHGLDGQIRARNSFGHDPRDVKG; from the coding sequence ATGGCAGCAGATATCCATGTGGTACCGGCCGGGAACGAATGGGCCGTCGAGACGGCCGGCGGCGGCGACCGAACAATGTTCTTCACGCAGGAGGAAGCGATTGCCGCCGGCACCGAGCGCGCCAAGCGCGACAAGGTCGAGCTGCTGATTCACGGCCTCGACGGCCAGATCCGCGCTCGGAACTCCTTCGGCCATGACCCCCGCGACGTCAAGGGCTAA